The Rhodanobacter sp. LX-99 genomic interval GGGCTCAGTGGCCGTGCGGCATCGCGCCGTGGTCCATCGCCGGCATCGCGTGGTCGGCGTGTCCGTCGCCGGCATCCAGTGCATTTGCCGGGCGCGCGATGAAATCGGTGGCCAGCGTGCTGCCGTCGCCGAACTGCAGCGTCAGGGTGACGGTGTCGCCGGGTTTCACCGGCGCGTTCGGCTGCATCAGCATCAGGTGGTAGCCGGCCGGCGCCAGCTCCGCCTTGCCGTGCGCGGGCACGTTCACCGCGTCGACCATGCTCATGCGGCTCATGCCGCCCGCGCGCGAACTCTGGTGCAGCATCACCTCGGCGTACACCTTGCTGCCGGCGCCACGCAGCGTGACCGGCTGCTCGCCGTCGTTTTCCAGCGTGACATAGGCGCCGGCCGGTAGCGTGCCGGGCAGCACGCGGATCCAGGCGTGGCTGGCGCGGATGTGGTCGGCGTCGGTGGCGTGGGCGCCGCCGGCCAGCAGCAGGCCGGACAGCAGCAACGACAGCGTGGATGACTTCATGGGGTGGCTCCGGTGTCGAGCAGCAGGTGCAGGTCGTGCACCAGGTCGTCCTGCGAGGCGGACGGCGTGGCCAGCACGCGGGCGCGGCCGTCGCGGTCGAACACGTAGATCGCCGAGCTGTGGCTGACTTCGTAGGCGCCGTCGGCCGAGCCGGGCTCGCGGGTGAACGCCGAGCGATAGCGCTTGCTCAGCGCTTCGACCGCGCGGGCACTGCCGGTGAGGCCGACGGCGCGCGGGTCGAACGCGTTGACGTAGGCGTGCATGATCGCCGGGGTGTCGCGCGCCGGATCGACGCTGACGAACAGGATGCGTGCGCCGTCGGCCAGCGGCCCCAGCCGCTGCATCACGACGTGCAACTGCGCCAGGGTCAGCGGGCAGACGTCGGGACAGTGGGTGTAGCCGAAGTACAGCACCGCCACCTTGCCGCGGTAGTCGGCGCCGGTGACGGCCTTGCCGCTGTCGTCGGTGAGCTCGAAGTCGAGGTCGGGCATGTGCCCGCTGATGTTGGTCAGCCGGAACGGCAGCGGCTCGCCGCGGTGGCAGCCGCCCAGCAGCAGGCCGGCGGCAAGCAGCAGGAACAGCAGGGCGGGGCGCAGCCAGTGGCGGGGCTTCATGCGAGAATCCTGGATCTTCATCCGCTCAAGCATACGACACCGGCCGCGTTGCCGGGTCCGCCGACCAGGGGCTACGAACACGATGCGACAAATTGTCAGTACCCGCGTCGCCTTGCTGGTCGGCATCGCCGGCGCCAGCGCGGTGCTGCTGGGCGCGTTCGGCGCGCATGCGCTGCGCGGCGTGCTCGATGCCCGTGGCGCCGAGTTGTGGCATACGGCGGTGAACTACCACGCATGGCATGCGCTGGCGCTGGCCGTGGCGGCCGGGCTGGGCTGTGGCCGCGGCAGGCGCGTCGCGATGCTGGCGTTCGTCGTCGGCATCGTGCTGTTCAGCGGCAGCCTGTACGCATTGGCGCTGGGTGCGCCGCGCTGGGTCGGGATCATCACGCCGCTCGGCGGGCTCGCCTTCGTCGCCGGCTGGCTCGCGCTCGGGTGGGCGTTGCGCACTCGTAACGAATAGTTCTTGCGGGTGTCATCCGGTGGTCATGGCCGGTTGCGATGGTGCCGGCATGAACACGCAGATCGCCCTTCGCCATCGATCCCTCGCGGCGTGGTCACCCGGCCGCATGCCCCGCCGCCTGCCTGCCATCGCGCTGCTCGCGCTGTTGTCGGCATGCCTGCTGTGGTGGTGCTGGCCGGCTGCTGATCGTACGGCGGATGAGCCTTCGATCCAGCACCTCGTGCACTGGCAGGATGCGGACCACGACTGGCTGCTGGTGGTCGATCCGGCGACCCGCGAGCTGGTGGTCTACGACGCCACCGATGGCCGTCCGCTGGAGCGGCTCGGCGCGGACGACGGCTTGCCGGACGTGCAGTCGATCGCGCAGCAGGGGCCGTGGTTGTTCGTGACGGGCCGGCAGCACCCGAAGGTGCTGAAGCTGCCGGAGCTGCGGGCGGTTGCCGCGGGCGGCCGCTAGAAGCCGCCGGCCAGCGGCAGGGCCACGTGCAGCACTAGGTCGGCGCAGAAGT includes:
- a CDS encoding SCO family protein, whose translation is MKPRHWLRPALLFLLLAAGLLLGGCHRGEPLPFRLTNISGHMPDLDFELTDDSGKAVTGADYRGKVAVLYFGYTHCPDVCPLTLAQLHVVMQRLGPLADGARILFVSVDPARDTPAIMHAYVNAFDPRAVGLTGSARAVEALSKRYRSAFTREPGSADGAYEVSHSSAIYVFDRDGRARVLATPSASQDDLVHDLHLLLDTGATP
- a CDS encoding DUF423 domain-containing protein — its product is MRQIVSTRVALLVGIAGASAVLLGAFGAHALRGVLDARGAELWHTAVNYHAWHALALAVAAGLGCGRGRRVAMLAFVVGIVLFSGSLYALALGAPRWVGIITPLGGLAFVAGWLALGWALRTRNE
- a CDS encoding copper chaperone PCu(A)C, giving the protein MKSSTLSLLLSGLLLAGGAHATDADHIRASHAWIRVLPGTLPAGAYVTLENDGEQPVTLRGAGSKVYAEVMLHQSSRAGGMSRMSMVDAVNVPAHGKAELAPAGYHLMLMQPNAPVKPGDTVTLTLQFGDGSTLATDFIARPANALDAGDGHADHAMPAMDHGAMPHGH